From one Leguminivora glycinivorella isolate SPB_JAAS2020 chromosome 5, LegGlyc_1.1, whole genome shotgun sequence genomic stretch:
- the LOC125226533 gene encoding uncharacterized protein LOC125226533, giving the protein MDIAWMRVEPAGAGGGAGECERQDWVKEGTEGRSTQALIPPALHTLLWIARLLGAVPARMVRKRTGWRLSVAPALVKLQRLIVVMTCIQYINQCHGEICDIVGDINDNEGPFLLISFMYLFLQLLTMPQELIVNYGSSPTYEIIFRINTIFVTFLDVLVMVEPCQRLQDQMVRTRNLLVRLESHTQDEHCGLDWAQLDLFSLQAQLREAGISPMGVIAITRPTVASLIGGVVTFLVIVFQITNTSKTTMS; this is encoded by the exons ATGGATATAGCGTGGATGCGCGTAGAGCCGGCCGGGGCTGGCGGTGGCGCTGGGGAGTGCGAGCGGCAGGATTGGGTGAAGgaaggaacagaggggaggtcGACGC AGGCTTTAATACCACCGGCGCTGCACACCCTGTTATGGATTGCAAGATTGCTGGGCGCAGTGCCGGCTCGTATGGTGCGTAAGCGCACCGGCTGGAGGCTCTCAGTGGCACCGGCACTCGTCAAACTACAGCGCCTGATTGTCGTCATGACCT GTATTCAGTATATCAACCAATGCCACGGGGAGATATGTGACATCGTGGGAGATATTAACGACAACGAGGGACCGTTCCTGCTCATCTCATTTATGTACTTATTCCTGCAGTTACTGACAATGCCACAAGAATTGATAGTTAACTACG gTTCATCCCCCACATACGAAATAATATTCCGgataaatacaatttttgtcACTTTCTTGGACGTATTGGTTATGGTGGAACCGTGTCAGCGACTGCAGGATCAG ATGGTCCGCACCCGAAACTTATTGGTTCGGTTGGAGAGTCACACCCAGGATGAGCATTGCGGTCTCGACTGGGCCCAACTGGACTTGTTCAGCCTCCAGGCTCAGTTACGCGAAGCTGGTATATCGCCCATGGGCGTTATAGCCATCACCAGGCCGACAGTGGCGTCG TTAATCGGCGGCGTCGTTACCTTCTTGGTtattgtatttcaaattactaaTACCTCAAAGACTACAATGTCGTAA
- the LOC125226534 gene encoding gustatory receptor 68a-like, translated as MGKENIDEMRKANNEREEALVPLYLRISLWVSRVLCVEAAQLLRSRNGWWLSVSRPLVKLQRLTIFITILQMLVVLTLDILSETSQRVRLGTTLLSAGMFITESILLMLAYGIGAWAAPRQLKQTIVVLQRLNEQELRVLGMGWEKVTQTAQDRILVSGMYAVYGFGAITIVLLQLNWSMLLVEIYSTLSLVNDELEALFTNAVATRCYGHENEYVHRLNLDYDTICDLVMKVDKNDGPFMFFSFTLQFLHLLITPYNVIAVTLCTHCKDEQERYMSIGVQLNWCLLHLSHLVVTVEPCHWLQKQRERTGRLLNKLVCYADRCGLDRMTLDPFLLQTRVQNCTLSPCGVFTISRPLLASVLGGVTTYLLIMVQFQSITEVV; from the exons ATGGGGAAAGAAAATATAGATGAAATGCGAAAAGCAAATAACGAAAGGGAGG AAGCTCTCGTACCCCTATATCTCCGCATCTCGCTGTGGGTGTCACGCGTTCTGTGCGTGGAGGCGGCGCAGTTGCTGCGCTCGCGCAACGGCTGGTGGCTCTCCGTGTCACGGCCGCTGGTCAAACTACAGCGCCTGACCATATTTATAACCA TTCTTCAAATGCTAGTGGTGCTAACCCTCGATATACTTTCGGAAACGAGCCAGCGCGTACGTTTAGGAACTACCTTACTCAGTGCGGGCATGTTCATCACCGAATCTATCCTATTGATGCTGGCGTATGGTATCGGAGCGTGGGCTGCCCCGAGACAACTGAAGCAGACCATCGTTGTGCTGCAACGATTAAATGAG CAAGAGCTCAGGGTGTTAGGGATGGGGTGGGAGAAggttacccaaactgcccaagaccgaa TTTTAGTTTCCGGCATGTACGCTGTCTATGGGTTTGGGGCAATAACAATAGTACTTCTTCAGCTGAACTGGAGCATGTTGCTCGTAGAGATATATTCCACACTTAGCCTCGTAAATGATGAACTGGAGGCATTATTCACAA atGCTGTAGCCACTCGTTGTTACGGACATGAGAATGAATACGTCCATCGCCTTAACCTGGACTATGACACAATATGCGACTTAGTGATGAAAGTGGACAAAAACGACGGGCCCTTTATGTTCTTTAGCTTTACATTGCAATTCCTACATTTGTTGATAACTCCGTATAACGTTATTGCAGTTACACtgt gtactCATTGTAAGGATGAACAAGAGCGATATATGTCAATAGGAGTACAGTTAAACTGGTGTCTCCTACACTTGAGCCATCTTGTGGTCACGGTGGAACCATGTCATTGGCTCCAAAAACAG agggAACGTACGGGCCGCTTATTAAACAAGCTAGTATGCTACGCCGACCGCTGCGGCCTCGACCGCATGACGCTGGATCCGTTCCTATTGCAGACTCGCGTACAGAACTGCACACTATCGCCCTGTGGTGTATTCACCATCTCGAGGCCGCTATTGGCATCG GTACTAGGAGGCGTCActacttatttattaatcatGGTTCAGTTTCAATCCATCACCGAAGTCGTGTAA